A stretch of bacterium DNA encodes these proteins:
- a CDS encoding NAD(P)H-hydrate dehydratase: MLPVYTSDEMRACDRAAIEEYGIPGIVLMENASRGAVDAAEEFFGDMEGAFVVILCGKGNNGGDGFAMARHLVNRRARVLVYTLGPDEASQGDAAANLRIIRRMEKDTDLLRVQLLSGSAALQDTIDRRPDFVVDAMLGTGISSPIKGEIAEIVEVLNQSDIPVFAVDIPTGINADTGEVLGIALECAATATMGGLKRGLLLREGRVYAGEVFNIDIGNAQAGYTEHATSTFQLTEHAMRKWLPRRRHDVHKYQLGNVFVLAGSTGLTGAAAMASEAALRSGAGIVNLGVPASLNSILEIKLTEVMTIPFGETSVGSFSLQDFDAILKRCDDASISILGPGISRQYETQNLVRRLIERASRPLLLDADALYALREHLPLLQQTQNDIILTPHVGEFARLVVQSKEEIESKRIDIAQTFAVEFGVTLVLKGAPTVVATKDGKTFINSTGNPGMATAGSGDVLSGIIAGLAAQGASMEQAACLGVYLHGLAGDHARDIVGEYGLIATDIMHAYGEIIRDLLNGSDAAQR; encoded by the coding sequence ATGCTTCCTGTCTACACATCTGACGAGATGCGCGCCTGTGACAGGGCCGCGATCGAAGAATACGGAATTCCCGGCATCGTCCTCATGGAAAATGCCTCACGGGGCGCCGTCGATGCCGCCGAAGAATTTTTTGGCGACATGGAGGGCGCCTTCGTCGTCATACTCTGCGGCAAAGGCAACAACGGCGGGGATGGTTTCGCCATGGCGCGGCACCTGGTCAATCGCCGGGCACGCGTGCTGGTGTACACGCTGGGACCCGATGAAGCGTCGCAGGGAGACGCGGCAGCAAACCTTCGGATCATCCGACGGATGGAGAAAGACACGGATCTCCTGCGCGTGCAGCTTCTGAGCGGCAGCGCTGCGCTGCAGGACACGATCGACCGGCGGCCCGACTTCGTGGTGGACGCCATGCTCGGGACCGGAATCAGTTCGCCAATCAAGGGGGAAATCGCCGAGATCGTTGAGGTACTCAACCAGTCCGACATCCCCGTCTTCGCGGTGGACATTCCCACAGGCATCAATGCGGATACCGGCGAAGTACTGGGCATTGCGCTCGAATGCGCCGCGACGGCGACCATGGGCGGACTCAAGCGCGGACTACTGCTGCGTGAGGGACGCGTGTATGCCGGAGAGGTGTTCAATATTGATATCGGCAATGCGCAGGCGGGATACACCGAACATGCGACTTCAACTTTCCAGCTCACCGAGCACGCCATGCGCAAATGGCTGCCGCGGCGCCGGCACGATGTGCACAAGTATCAGCTGGGAAATGTCTTCGTGCTTGCCGGGTCAACCGGGCTCACCGGTGCGGCCGCCATGGCATCGGAAGCGGCACTGCGCAGCGGTGCCGGCATCGTCAATCTCGGTGTTCCAGCCAGCCTCAATTCCATCTTGGAAATCAAGCTGACCGAAGTCATGACCATTCCCTTCGGGGAAACCAGTGTCGGGAGCTTCAGTCTGCAGGATTTCGATGCCATACTCAAACGCTGTGACGACGCCAGCATCAGTATCCTCGGTCCGGGCATTTCCCGGCAGTATGAGACGCAGAATCTCGTGCGCCGCCTCATCGAACGCGCCTCGCGTCCCCTCCTGCTCGACGCTGACGCGCTGTACGCCCTGCGCGAGCATCTCCCGCTGCTGCAGCAGACGCAGAACGACATCATCCTCACACCCCATGTCGGGGAATTCGCGCGTCTCGTGGTGCAGTCCAAGGAAGAAATCGAGAGCAAGCGCATCGACATCGCACAGACGTTCGCCGTGGAATTCGGTGTCACCCTCGTGCTCAAGGGAGCCCCGACAGTCGTCGCCACGAAGGATGGGAAGACCTTCATCAACTCTACGGGCAATCCCGGCATGGCCACGGCGGGATCTGGTGACGTGCTTTCCGGCATCATCGCAGGACTCGCGGCGCAGGGTGCCAGCATGGAGCAGGCCGCATGCCTGGGCGTGTATCTGCACGGACTCGCGGGCGATCATGCACGGGATATCGTCGGTGAGTACGGGCTGATTGCCACGGACATCATGCACGCGTACGGCGAGATTATCCGCGATCTGCTCAACGGCTCGGATGCCGCCCAGCGATGA
- a CDS encoding citrate (Si)-synthase, with protein MPKLQEKLAEVYAPKRDEIKQLVKEHGDKVVSQVTIKQVYGGMRGVKGLVCDTSVVPPDKGLIIRGIELKELTEKLPEEIFYLLLSGSLPNDEELADLQAQLREKQDVPSYVWDVLSAMPADSHPMAMFNTAILVMEKESVFRQRYDEGMKKDEYWMATLDDAISIVAKLPAIAAWIYRKRFGKGEAIMPDPKLDWGANYVHMLGLGDPNGEFTKFMRLYLVLHSDHEGGNVSAFSAATVNSALSDLYYAMSAGLNGLAGPLHGLANQECLKWILDVNKEFGGAPSKEQLEKFAWDTLDSGKVIPGYGHAVLRITDPRFDAFLAFGKQYCMDDPVFQTVSNVFDVVPGVLRQIKKIADPWPNVDAGSGAMLYHYGLKEFSYYTVLFSVSRALGIASQAVVARAYGLPITRPKSVPSSWVKDQINS; from the coding sequence ATGCCGAAACTCCAGGAAAAACTGGCAGAAGTCTACGCTCCGAAACGCGATGAGATCAAGCAGCTCGTCAAGGAGCATGGCGACAAAGTCGTCTCTCAAGTAACTATCAAGCAGGTGTATGGCGGTATGCGCGGCGTAAAGGGCCTCGTCTGCGATACCTCCGTTGTTCCGCCGGACAAAGGACTTATTATTCGCGGTATCGAGCTGAAAGAGCTCACCGAGAAACTTCCCGAAGAAATTTTCTACCTCCTCCTCTCCGGATCGCTCCCGAATGACGAAGAGCTGGCTGATCTGCAGGCACAGCTGCGCGAGAAGCAGGACGTTCCCAGTTACGTTTGGGACGTGCTCAGCGCCATGCCGGCCGACTCGCATCCGATGGCCATGTTCAACACCGCCATTCTCGTCATGGAGAAGGAATCGGTGTTCCGTCAGCGCTATGACGAAGGCATGAAGAAGGACGAGTACTGGATGGCAACGCTCGACGATGCCATTTCCATCGTCGCCAAGCTGCCGGCCATCGCCGCATGGATCTATCGCAAGCGTTTCGGCAAGGGCGAAGCCATCATGCCCGATCCGAAGCTCGACTGGGGCGCCAATTACGTGCACATGCTCGGACTCGGCGATCCCAACGGTGAATTCACCAAGTTCATGCGCCTCTACCTCGTTCTCCACAGCGACCACGAGGGTGGCAACGTCAGCGCGTTCTCGGCCGCGACGGTCAACAGCGCACTGTCCGATCTCTACTATGCCATGTCGGCAGGACTCAACGGCCTCGCCGGTCCGCTGCATGGACTCGCGAACCAGGAATGCCTCAAGTGGATTCTCGACGTCAACAAGGAATTCGGCGGCGCACCGTCGAAAGAACAGCTCGAGAAGTTCGCGTGGGATACGCTCGATTCCGGAAAGGTGATTCCGGGTTACGGCCACGCCGTGCTGCGCATCACCGACCCGCGCTTCGACGCCTTCCTCGCCTTCGGCAAGCAGTATTGCATGGATGATCCCGTGTTCCAGACCGTTTCCAACGTCTTTGACGTGGTCCCGGGTGTGCTGCGCCAGATCAAGAAGATCGCCGATCCCTGGCCAAACGTCGATGCCGGCTCCGGCGCCATGCTGTATCATTACGGACTCAAGGAGTTCTCCTACTACACGGTGCTCTTCAGCGTCAGCCGCGCTCTGGGAATCGCATCCCAGGCAGTCGTCGCCCGCGCCTACGGACTCCCCATCACCCGTCCGAAATCCGTCCCCTCGTCATGGGTCAAGGATCAGATTAACAGTTAA
- the ychF gene encoding redox-regulated ATPase YchF gives MQIGLVGLPFSGKSTLFQTMTRTHLDEATLAKQQSQHAMVKVPDARVDKLAEFFNPKKKVYTSIEFVDVIGLKKGDHSSTQFTSSFLGSVKTNDALMHVVRMFDDPMYPHPEGGVDAARDIEILETEFLLSDMEMVENRVEKLRKQVQKVQDDKLKHELVVLERFKEALDEGKPLRTVEIDKQDAQLIKGFQFLTQKPLLVVLNMEEDKVGETDGIVNELQERFKDSGISVDAFFGKIEMELAQMEDEDAAEFMKDYGIEESALTRIIRSAYEMLGLISFLTFGEDECRAWNVRGGSVAPEAAGVIHSDLQDRFIRAEVVHFEDFVEYGSISACKESGHWRLEGKEYLVQDGDMLTIRHG, from the coding sequence ATGCAGATCGGACTCGTAGGACTCCCTTTCAGTGGGAAATCGACACTCTTTCAAACCATGACGCGGACGCATCTCGATGAGGCGACGCTGGCCAAGCAGCAGTCGCAGCATGCTATGGTGAAGGTGCCGGATGCGCGCGTGGATAAGCTGGCGGAATTCTTCAACCCGAAGAAGAAAGTCTATACCTCAATCGAATTCGTCGATGTGATCGGCCTCAAGAAGGGCGACCATTCTTCGACGCAGTTCACCAGTTCTTTCCTCGGATCAGTGAAGACGAACGACGCCCTCATGCACGTGGTGCGCATGTTCGATGATCCGATGTATCCGCATCCCGAAGGTGGAGTGGATGCGGCCCGCGATATCGAAATCCTCGAGACGGAATTCCTCCTCAGTGACATGGAAATGGTTGAGAACCGCGTCGAGAAGCTGCGCAAGCAGGTGCAGAAGGTGCAGGACGATAAGCTCAAACACGAACTTGTGGTGCTCGAACGCTTCAAGGAAGCACTCGACGAAGGAAAGCCGCTGCGCACGGTGGAGATCGACAAGCAGGATGCACAGCTGATAAAAGGTTTCCAGTTCCTCACGCAGAAACCGCTGCTCGTTGTCCTCAACATGGAAGAGGACAAGGTGGGAGAGACCGATGGTATCGTGAATGAGCTGCAGGAGCGCTTCAAGGACAGTGGTATCAGCGTGGATGCCTTCTTCGGCAAGATCGAGATGGAACTCGCACAGATGGAGGATGAGGACGCCGCCGAGTTCATGAAGGACTATGGCATCGAGGAATCGGCTCTGACGCGTATTATCCGCTCAGCCTATGAGATGCTCGGACTCATTTCCTTCCTCACTTTCGGCGAGGATGAATGCCGCGCGTGGAATGTTCGCGGCGGAAGCGTCGCTCCGGAAGCAGCGGGTGTCATCCACAGCGACCTGCAGGATCGCTTCATTCGTGCAGAAGTGGTCCACTTCGAGGATTTCGTCGAGTACGGGAGTATCTCGGCCTGCAAGGAGTCCGGGCACTGGCGGCTTGAAGGGAAGGAATACCTGGTGCAGGATGGGGATATGCTGACGATAAGACACGGGTGA